In Leptodesmis sichuanensis A121, the following are encoded in one genomic region:
- a CDS encoding ISAzo13-like element transposase-related protein, with translation MAVGVSAFGILNLDNDELSIYFGQSAETSDFIADCLEWWWQDNQDHYPEIEEWVINLDGGPATRSDRTQFIKRMVELAQTIMLPIRLIYYPPYHSKYNAIERCWAALEQYWNGAILDSVEAAVQWASHMTWKAMNPVVYLVEGIYEKGVKVLAEELADYLPFWQRSEALPKWDITILPD, from the coding sequence GTGGCAGTCGGTGTTAGTGCCTTTGGCATTCTCAATCTCGACAACGACGAGTTGTCGATTTACTTCGGTCAATCGGCTGAAACCAGCGATTTTATAGCCGATTGTTTGGAGTGGTGGTGGCAGGACAATCAAGACCATTACCCGGAGATTGAGGAATGGGTGATCAATTTAGATGGAGGACCCGCCACTCGCAGTGATCGCACTCAGTTCATCAAACGCATGGTTGAACTCGCCCAAACGATCATGCTCCCGATTCGATTGATTTACTACCCGCCTTATCACAGTAAATACAATGCCATTGAACGATGCTGGGCAGCGCTTGAGCAGTATTGGAATGGAGCCATCTTGGATTCGGTAGAAGCGGCAGTTCAATGGGCCAGTCACATGACCTGGAAAGCAATGAATCCAGTCGTTTATCTGGTTGAAGGCATTTATGAAAAAGGGGTCAAGGTATTGGCTGAGGAGCTAGCAGATTATCTCCCTTTCTGGCAACGGTCTGAAGCTCTGCCCAAATGGGATATTACTATTCTCCCCGATTGA
- a CDS encoding type II toxin-antitoxin system HicB family antitoxin, whose amino-acid sequence MSQIQQFTAIIEREGDGYVSLCPQLDIASQGNTVEEARNNLVEALELFFEVADPSEIRSRLHSEVFVTSLEVIVG is encoded by the coding sequence ATGAGTCAAATCCAACAATTTACAGCCATAATCGAGCGTGAGGGAGACGGATATGTCTCTTTATGCCCACAATTAGACATTGCGAGTCAAGGCAATACCGTTGAGGAAGCCAGAAATAATCTGGTTGAAGCACTAGAGTTATTCTTTGAAGTTGCCGATCCGTCTGAAATTAGGAGTCGATTGCACAGTGAAGTGTTTGTGACCAGTTTGGAGGTTATCGTTGGGTAG
- a CDS encoding type II toxin-antitoxin system HicA family toxin, whose amino-acid sequence MCKILEQHGFVKVRQRGSHIIMQKRNENSTITVPVPSYAEIRTGTLQSIIRQSGLSRSLFEIP is encoded by the coding sequence GTGTGTAAGATTCTCGAACAACACGGATTCGTCAAGGTTCGGCAGCGTGGAAGCCACATCATCATGCAAAAGCGCAATGAGAATTCGACAATAACCGTTCCTGTACCAAGTTATGCAGAGATACGTACTGGCACTTTGCAGTCAATTATTCGGCAATCAGGCTTGTCTCGATCTTTGTTTGAAATCCCCTAG
- a CDS encoding type II toxin-antitoxin system VapC family toxin — translation MSETVYIETSILGYLTARPSRDIVVAANIEITREWWETRRNAFQLYASQAVIKETSQGDAEIASQRLEIIRDLALLDLNQSVLDLAEQFLERSSLPAKADVDAVHIAAATVHGMDYLLTWNCKHIANAQIQRKLAEISLDFGYELPILCTPYELLGD, via the coding sequence ATGAGCGAAACAGTTTATATTGAAACGAGTATTTTAGGCTATCTCACTGCTCGACCCAGCAGAGATATTGTAGTGGCTGCAAATATTGAGATCACAAGGGAGTGGTGGGAAACACGCCGCAATGCTTTCCAACTCTATGCATCCCAGGCAGTCATAAAAGAAACTTCTCAAGGAGATGCTGAAATTGCCTCTCAACGCCTCGAAATCATTCGCGATCTTGCGTTGCTTGACTTGAACCAATCTGTGCTTGATTTGGCAGAGCAATTTCTGGAACGTAGCAGCCTCCCTGCAAAAGCCGATGTTGATGCTGTTCATATTGCAGCCGCAACAGTTCATGGTATGGATTATTTGCTCACATGGAATTGCAAGCATATCGCCAATGCCCAAATTCAGAGAAAACTGGCAGAGATCAGCCTGGATTTTGGATACGAACTACCGATTCTTTGTACACCCTATGAACTTCTTGGAGATTGA
- a CDS encoding ISKra4 family transposase (programmed frameshift) gives MTPEQQQELEQHVARIAQILHQDAQAQGLPMSSLAEIEATVREQMQVHVSPQIGNFFIDQVSPPHVGAYERSVKSILGALKLTRAQALALEVKPSSQISPYLEMCCLRASANASYREAAAEVAIMTGIKVSLKTQQRIVHRQDFSPPEGDRAVEVNQMSLDGGNIRLITPAGKPSQWRQYKALRVNGDGVGVAYYQANDQLCQWVETLVTATLLYCLGDGHPGIWGVYAQMQLSSPRREILDWYHLKENLYKVGGSLKRLQEAETLLWQGKVNEVLALFDALNKPQAHKFCDYLRTHQDRIPNYEYYQSEGIPIGSGDVESWVKQIDRRTQISGAQWREDHVPQVLAHRCAYLNGQLDPTSPISLSKK, from the exons ATGACTCCAGAACAACAACAGGAACTTGAACAACATGTCGCGCGGATCGCTCAAATTCTGCACCAGGACGCACAAGCTCAAGGTCTGCCGATGAGTTCGTTAGCCGAGATTGAAGCGACGGTGAGAGAGCAGATGCAAGTCCATGTGTCGCCACAAATCGGTA ATTTTTTTATCGACCAGGTCAGTCCCCCGCACGTCGGAGCCTATGAACGAAGCGTAAAGAGTATTTTGGGAGCGTTGAAGTTGACACGAGCGCAAGCACTGGCGCTAGAGGTCAAACCCAGTAGCCAAATCAGTCCATACCTGGAGATGTGCTGCTTACGAGCCAGTGCAAATGCCTCCTACCGGGAGGCGGCAGCAGAAGTCGCAATCATGACTGGCATCAAAGTCAGCCTGAAGACCCAGCAACGCATCGTGCATCGCCAAGACTTTAGCCCTCCAGAGGGCGACAGAGCCGTTGAGGTCAACCAAATGAGTTTGGACGGGGGCAACATTCGCCTAATCACCCCAGCCGGAAAACCGAGCCAATGGCGACAGTACAAAGCCTTGCGGGTGAATGGGGATGGTGTTGGGGTAGCTTATTACCAAGCCAATGACCAACTGTGTCAATGGGTGGAAACCTTAGTGACAGCGACCCTGTTGTATTGTCTAGGGGACGGACATCCGGGAATTTGGGGAGTGTATGCTCAAATGCAGTTGAGTAGCCCACGCCGGGAGATTTTAGACTGGTATCACCTCAAGGAAAACCTATACAAAGTGGGTGGGTCGCTCAAACGCTTGCAGGAGGCAGAAACTCTGTTGTGGCAAGGCAAGGTGAATGAGGTGTTAGCTTTGTTTGATGCGTTGAACAAACCCCAAGCGCATAAATTCTGCGACTATTTGCGGACTCACCAAGACCGGATTCCCAACTATGAATATTACCAGAGCGAAGGCATTCCAATTGGTTCTGGGGATGTCGAGTCATGGGTCAAACAGATTGACCGTCGCACTCAAATTTCCGGTGCTCAATGGAGAGAAGATCATGTTCCTCAAGTGCTGGCTCATCGATGTGCTTATTTGAATGGTCAACTTGACCCTACTTCCCCCATTTCTCTCTCAAAAAAGTGA
- a CDS encoding BrnT family toxin, whose protein sequence is MKFEWDQSKAASNLKKHGVSFEEAKTVFDNPLAVIFDDETHSIGEQREIIIGHSRQNRLLLIAFTERSGNVRIISARLATRQEREDYEQNAL, encoded by the coding sequence ATGAAGTTTGAGTGGGATCAGTCAAAAGCTGCTAGTAACTTGAAGAAACACGGTGTCAGCTTTGAAGAAGCCAAAACCGTATTCGACAATCCTCTGGCGGTCATCTTTGATGATGAAACTCATTCCATAGGTGAACAGAGAGAAATCATTATTGGTCATTCTCGACAGAATCGGTTGCTGTTAATTGCTTTTACTGAGCGATCTGGCAACGTCCGCATCATCAGTGCCCGTCTAGCTACTCGCCAGGAGCGTGAGGATTATGAGCAAAACGCCCTCTGA
- a CDS encoding BrnT family toxin: MHTIIEMVYQWNREKAAANLRKHGIDFADAVSVFSDDLALTIPDERFDEERFVTIGLDGFGRVLVVVYTLRGEAIRVISARKASRQERQQYEEG; the protein is encoded by the coding sequence GTGCATACTATAATTGAGATGGTTTACCAGTGGAACAGGGAGAAGGCCGCAGCCAATCTGCGTAAGCATGGCATTGACTTTGCTGATGCTGTGTCCGTTTTCTCCGATGACCTAGCCCTTACCATTCCAGACGAGCGATTTGACGAAGAACGGTTTGTCACGATTGGACTAGATGGGTTCGGTCGGGTTTTGGTAGTGGTCTATACCCTGCGAGGCGAGGCGATTCGGGTCATCTCAGCCCGCAAAGCAAGCAGGCAGGAGCGGCAGCAATACGAGGAAGGATAA
- a CDS encoding BrnA antitoxin family protein, which translates to MESEYDFSQGKRGAVDPTLSGKTRITIRLDDDILAWFREQVHTAGGGNYQTLINEALRQHIQAIRQPLEETLRKVVREELERIER; encoded by the coding sequence ATGGAATCCGAATACGATTTCAGTCAGGGCAAGCGAGGCGCGGTTGACCCGACACTATCAGGCAAAACGCGTATTACGATCCGGCTTGATGATGACATACTGGCGTGGTTTCGCGAACAGGTTCATACCGCAGGCGGGGGAAACTATCAAACCTTAATTAATGAAGCCCTACGTCAACATATTCAGGCCATCCGCCAACCACTTGAGGAAACGTTGCGGAAGGTAGTTCGTGAAGAACTTGAACGCATTGAGAGGTAA
- a CDS encoding HEAT repeat domain-containing protein, whose translation MARVKRAIASNAELAAALKTDPRMLQINRDGARGFQTSVEAGGTVFIEGTHYHLAEPEKFEAALEAVLQTIQTLKAKTFAFKPYLQSIIDDENYQEWQALYIPLRVERVKLKEEHKSGGRENPEQREQVEQWDVLAGLRHYAPDHVLLMGKPGSGKSTALRQLLWEEAQNALAAIERGETNFKIPVLIELRDRKEEAIVNRIQTSLRRARLDVAAIEELLLEGRFLLLFDGLNEIPTPAIWSELQDFQGKRDFRKNPRIFTTRELGAEAELGLEIKLTLLPLTEPQMRAFIENRLPGRAEILLHQLKDRLRELAETPLLLKILCDVVKKSPEGHLPTNRGELFRHEFARQYQAFKPKRGYVSEDSRHLTEWLLQQLAFEMIKGHSPTDLELQISRNRAIQVLQNFLQNQGETDALSNASEYLEDLLEWDLLQVAADSAQIEFHHQLFQEYYAAEYLLLEIQQHPEWLEKMPGHQYTRFQQEYLNLLKWTEPIALMLGLATAKGKDAENETEKEKKRVLALQLVKLALEVDWQLGARLAGEVRQEFQDQTVALVNALEIPQWLKVELLKQKNSDVEHWDSEVWDRTVEAPALMNSDVTIPELLQAFEDVDRSDHMEIWSALRKIGTKPVILGLLDIALKHPDPGIRYESVQILNQINCDDTVVPALLHILKDSDEGVRFETAIKLGDIGSESAVPGLLHALQDSEDIVRYCAAEALGKIGSRAAVSGLINALKDSDDDVRYRAAEALGKIGSEMAIPELLRALEDSDPRGAVRDYAAKALDKIDSKLAIPVLLTALKDSDAKVRGRAAEMLGNISSAREEVIQNLLDTLKDSDTDVRSYVIQALGKIGSEAAIPALLTILEDENSLIRSDVAIALGEIGSETATPALLITFENSDDDVVRSCVVQALGKIGSEVAIPALLTAFHDSYPIVRLNAAEALGKIGSKKVIPALLTALQDPYPEVQLFAAEALEKINPEAAIPALLGLLEAANFWIRKRAMAALGRIGSKEVIPSLLNAIRDFDYEIRKSAADALVTIDSESVIQAILDIPQIPGIGSESVIQALRDIPQVPGFEVPWDFRDALKNLSQTQSGIRCLVHVIKHSDIGNVREITAEIFGSIPGSRAAFVLPDLLALIPTQSGKEAFQAILAIQNRCKFYNYEIWQAAATIENLKYEVKNRRKQMADQQPTISITGGTFNAPVNLAPNQGNQPTTIIGTQYNYFGVDEALCQEIADLQQFIADLEARHPNVQTESEANQIVKTQLSQVQTQNPDLWQKLRHQMGLLKQQLLNPERHIQAAKATVVEVTKAAYEKSLIVKAILTYLDKLSEDPKHGA comes from the coding sequence GTGGCACGGGTGAAAAGGGCGATCGCCTCAAATGCTGAGTTAGCCGCTGCGCTGAAGACCGACCCACGGATGCTGCAAATTAATCGGGATGGAGCTAGGGGGTTCCAAACATCCGTAGAAGCGGGTGGAACTGTCTTTATTGAAGGCACCCACTACCACCTCGCGGAGCCAGAGAAGTTTGAGGCTGCTTTAGAGGCAGTGTTACAGACAATTCAGACCCTGAAAGCAAAGACGTTTGCTTTTAAACCCTATTTACAGTCAATTATTGACGACGAGAATTATCAAGAGTGGCAGGCTCTCTACATCCCGCTGCGGGTTGAGAGGGTGAAGCTGAAAGAAGAGCATAAGAGCGGAGGACGGGAAAATCCAGAACAACGGGAACAGGTCGAGCAATGGGACGTGTTGGCAGGACTGCGCCACTACGCTCCTGACCATGTGTTGTTGATGGGCAAACCGGGTTCTGGCAAATCTACTGCGTTGCGACAACTGCTGTGGGAAGAAGCCCAAAATGCTCTGGCGGCGATTGAAAGGGGTGAAACCAATTTCAAAATTCCCGTTCTGATCGAACTGCGCGATCGCAAAGAAGAGGCGATCGTGAACCGAATTCAGACATCATTACGACGAGCGCGGTTAGATGTAGCAGCGATCGAGGAATTGCTGTTAGAAGGTCGCTTCTTGTTATTGTTTGATGGCTTGAACGAAATTCCAACCCCCGCCATTTGGTCAGAACTGCAAGACTTTCAGGGCAAGCGAGACTTTCGGAAGAATCCTCGCATTTTCACGACACGGGAGCTAGGAGCCGAAGCTGAACTGGGCTTAGAGATAAAGCTCACCCTGCTTCCCCTAACAGAACCCCAAATGCGGGCGTTTATTGAAAATCGTTTACCTGGACGAGCCGAAATTCTTTTGCATCAGCTTAAAGACCGTTTACGGGAACTGGCTGAAACCCCGCTGCTGCTTAAGATACTCTGTGATGTGGTGAAAAAGAGTCCTGAAGGACACCTCCCAACCAATCGTGGTGAACTCTTTCGCCACGAATTTGCACGGCAGTATCAAGCCTTTAAACCAAAGCGTGGCTATGTTTCGGAAGATTCGCGTCACTTAACTGAATGGTTATTGCAGCAGCTTGCATTTGAGATGATCAAAGGTCATTCACCGACAGACCTAGAGCTGCAAATCTCAAGAAATAGGGCGATTCAAGTCCTTCAAAACTTTCTGCAAAATCAAGGTGAAACCGATGCTCTGAGTAACGCCAGTGAGTATCTCGAAGATCTGCTGGAGTGGGATTTGTTGCAAGTAGCTGCTGATAGCGCTCAAATTGAGTTTCACCACCAACTATTTCAGGAATATTACGCGGCGGAATACCTCCTGCTAGAAATTCAGCAGCATCCTGAATGGCTGGAGAAAATGCCTGGTCATCAATACACAAGGTTTCAGCAGGAATATCTCAACCTGCTGAAGTGGACAGAACCTATTGCGTTGATGTTAGGACTTGCCACAGCGAAAGGAAAAGATGCGGAAAATGAGACAGAAAAGGAAAAGAAAAGAGTACTAGCCCTACAGCTTGTGAAATTGGCGTTAGAGGTAGATTGGCAGCTAGGAGCACGATTAGCCGGAGAGGTAAGGCAAGAATTTCAGGATCAGACAGTGGCTTTAGTGAATGCACTGGAGATTCCCCAGTGGTTAAAGGTGGAACTTTTAAAGCAAAAAAATTCTGATGTGGAACACTGGGACTCCGAGGTTTGGGACAGGACTGTGGAAGCGCCAGCACTGATGAACTCTGATGTGACTATTCCAGAATTGCTCCAGGCTTTTGAGGACGTAGATAGAAGTGATCATATGGAGATCTGGTCGGCCCTGCGAAAGATCGGCACTAAGCCCGTAATTCTAGGGCTACTCGACATTGCGCTTAAGCATCCAGATCCTGGTATACGCTACGAATCAGTTCAAATCTTAAATCAAATCAATTGTGACGATACAGTTGTCCCGGCTCTGCTTCACATACTAAAAGACTCAGACGAAGGAGTACGTTTTGAAACTGCAATTAAGTTAGGAGACATCGGCTCTGAGTCAGCAGTTCCAGGACTGCTCCATGCCCTTCAAGATTCGGAAGACATTGTGCGTTACTGTGCCGCTGAAGCGTTGGGAAAAATTGGTTCTCGCGCAGCGGTTTCGGGCTTGATCAATGCTCTCAAAGATTCTGATGACGATGTGCGTTATAGAGCTGCTGAAGCTTTAGGAAAGATTGGTTCCGAGATGGCGATTCCAGAATTGCTCCGTGCTCTTGAAGATTCAGATCCTCGAGGGGCTGTACGTGACTATGCTGCTAAGGCATTAGATAAAATCGACTCCAAGCTAGCAATTCCAGTTTTACTGACTGCCCTCAAAGATTCGGATGCTAAGGTGCGTGGGAGGGCTGCTGAGATGTTAGGTAATATTAGTTCTGCCCGGGAAGAAGTCATTCAGAATTTACTTGATACTCTCAAAGATTCAGATACCGATGTACGGTCATATGTTATACAAGCATTAGGGAAGATTGGTTCTGAAGCAGCGATCCCAGCATTACTCACGATACTTGAAGATGAAAACAGCTTGATACGGTCGGATGTTGCTATAGCGTTAGGAGAAATCGGCTCTGAAACCGCAACTCCAGCATTGCTCATCACATTTGAAAATTCAGATGACGATGTTGTACGGTCATGTGTTGTACAAGCATTGGGGAAGATTGGTTCTGAAGTAGCGATTCCAGCTTTACTCACTGCATTCCACGATTCATATCCCATTGTGCGTCTAAATGCTGCTGAAGCGCTGGGTAAGATTGGTTCTAAGAAAGTGATTCCAGCATTGCTCACTGCACTCCAAGATCCATATCCCGAGGTGCAACTATTTGCGGCTGAAGCATTAGAAAAAATCAATCCTGAGGCGGCGATTCCAGCGCTACTCGGACTTCTCGAAGCTGCTAACTTCTGGATTCGGAAGAGAGCTATGGCAGCGTTAGGGAGAATTGGCTCTAAAGAAGTAATTCCAAGCCTGCTCAACGCAATCAGAGATTTCGACTACGAGATTCGCAAATCTGCTGCTGATGCCCTAGTAACAATCGACTCTGAATCTGTTATCCAAGCCATTCTGGATATTCCTCAAATTCCAGGTATCGGCTCTGAATCTGTTATCCAAGCTCTTCGGGATATTCCCCAAGTTCCAGGGTTTGAAGTGCCTTGGGATTTTCGTGATGCACTAAAGAATCTTAGCCAAACTCAATCAGGAATACGATGTCTAGTCCATGTTATAAAACATTCAGATATCGGTAATGTTCGCGAGATTACTGCTGAGATTTTTGGATCAATCCCAGGATCTCGTGCCGCTTTTGTGTTGCCCGATTTACTAGCTCTTATTCCTACCCAGTCAGGAAAAGAAGCATTTCAAGCGATCTTGGCTATCCAAAACCGCTGTAAGTTCTACAACTACGAAATCTGGCAAGCAGCGGCTACAATTGAAAATTTAAAATACGAAGTTAAAAATAGGAGAAAACAGATGGCCGATCAACAGCCCACAATCTCCATTACTGGTGGCACCTTCAATGCTCCTGTTAATCTTGCCCCCAACCAAGGTAACCAACCCACTACTATCATCGGTACCCAGTACAATTACTTCGGCGTTGATGAAGCTCTCTGTCAAGAAATCGCAGACCTGCAACAGTTCATTGCCGATCTAGAAGCACGACATCCAAACGTGCAAACCGAGTCCGAAGCCAATCAAATTGTCAAAACTCAACTCTCCCAAGTGCAGACCCAAAACCCAGACCTTTGGCAAAAGCTGCGTCACCAAATGGGACTTCTGAAACAGCAACTTCTCAACCCAGAACGCCACATCCAAGCCGCCAAAGCCACCGTTGTAGAAGTTACCAAAGCTGCCTATGAAAAGAGCCTGATTGTCAAAGCCATTCTCACCTACCTCGACAAACTCAGCGAGGATCCCAAACACGGAGCCTGA
- a CDS encoding UPF0175 family protein, with translation MQITIDLPDELVQHFNRDHLSREILEALVVQAYQSEKITSAEVGRILGLSSRWAVDAFLKQHHADLHYDESDLERDRETLRQLRAKATNSTP, from the coding sequence ATGCAAATTACTATTGACCTACCTGATGAACTGGTGCAACATTTTAACCGCGACCATCTCAGTCGTGAAATTTTAGAAGCTCTGGTAGTGCAGGCTTACCAGTCTGAAAAAATTACTAGCGCCGAAGTTGGCCGTATTTTAGGTTTATCCTCTCGCTGGGCAGTGGATGCATTTTTGAAGCAACATCATGCTGACTTACATTACGATGAATCAGACTTAGAGCGCGATCGTGAAACCCTCCGCCAACTCCGGGCAAAGGCTACCAATAGCACCCCATGA
- a CDS encoding DUF3368 domain-containing protein — MIVVADTSPINYLLLIDQIDLLPRLFQAIIIPDVVRDEMVDPSAPSVLQQWINNPPPWLVVQAVSGIDETLNTLDPGEQAAITLAQTLPADLLIIDERLGRRVASDRGIPIIGTLGILDDAARQGLVELSDVIARLQQTNFRISRRIIQQLLDGEQS; from the coding sequence ATGATCGTCGTTGCCGATACCTCGCCAATCAACTATCTGTTGCTCATAGACCAGATCGACCTGCTCCCCCGCCTATTTCAGGCCATCATCATTCCCGATGTAGTTCGGGATGAGATGGTCGATCCATCTGCACCCTCTGTCCTTCAGCAATGGATTAACAATCCTCCTCCTTGGCTCGTAGTTCAAGCCGTTTCCGGGATTGATGAAACCCTCAATACCCTTGATCCCGGTGAACAGGCAGCGATTACTCTGGCTCAAACCCTGCCAGCAGATTTGCTGATTATTGATGAACGTTTGGGGAGACGTGTCGCTAGCGATCGAGGAATTCCCATCATCGGCACTCTTGGCATCTTGGATGATGCTGCACGTCAAGGTCTAGTAGAGCTTTCAGATGTGATCGCCCGATTGCAGCAGACGAACTTTCGTATATCACGTCGTATCATTCAGCAACTTCTAGACGGAGAACAGTCATAG
- a CDS encoding carboxypeptidase-like regulatory domain-containing protein produces the protein MPLVKGTVVDEKNSPVSGALIAVESGTAPYPDMAIYSDEKGNFSIHLPSGHFRLGAHSPEGGSGTVEHDSDSNAHLLIRLGNS, from the coding sequence ATGCCTCTGGTGAAAGGGACTGTTGTGGATGAAAAAAATTCACCAGTCTCAGGCGCATTAATTGCAGTCGAATCGGGAACCGCCCCCTATCCAGATATGGCAATATACTCTGACGAAAAGGGAAATTTTAGTATCCATCTCCCCTCTGGACACTTTCGTCTGGGGGCTCACTCTCCAGAAGGAGGCAGTGGAACTGTTGAGCACGACTCAGATTCTAATGCACATCTCCTTATTCGTCTCGGTAATTCTTAA
- a CDS encoding trypsin-like serine peptidase, giving the protein MSARKLLVRGKGEGELTKSSFSDVSIAAVIQPRPETLIGADNRVRILDSETLPWRMICSLEIRGVTGSGIGTGWFAGPKTIITAGHCVFHPNLGGWAKEIKIAPGRYGAEFPFPKDTTIPRPLASQKFEALKGWTEDLNTDFDYAVIHLNQPIGNETGWFSIAVQDDATLKGLLVNVAGYPGDRDFGRYQYFASSKIDKVLPTRFFYEADTYGGQSGGPVWFQDGTDQPVVIGVHSYGVGGSFTLNSATRINADVFQVLKGWIDADNQA; this is encoded by the coding sequence TTGAGTGCTCGCAAGTTGCTTGTTCGCGGAAAAGGAGAAGGAGAACTAACTAAATCAAGCTTCTCTGATGTTTCTATTGCTGCTGTCATTCAACCACGTCCAGAAACATTAATCGGTGCAGACAATCGAGTACGAATCCTTGATTCAGAAACTTTGCCTTGGCGGATGATCTGTTCTTTGGAGATTCGAGGAGTAACTGGCTCAGGGATTGGTACAGGTTGGTTCGCTGGTCCTAAGACGATTATCACTGCTGGGCACTGTGTCTTTCACCCCAACTTAGGAGGATGGGCAAAAGAAATCAAAATCGCCCCTGGACGTTACGGTGCCGAATTTCCTTTTCCAAAAGACACAACGATTCCGAGACCACTTGCCTCACAGAAATTTGAAGCACTCAAGGGCTGGACAGAAGATTTGAACACCGACTTTGACTATGCCGTTATTCATCTCAACCAGCCTATTGGTAATGAGACAGGATGGTTTTCAATTGCCGTTCAAGATGATGCAACCCTTAAGGGACTTTTAGTGAATGTTGCGGGTTATCCAGGAGACCGCGATTTTGGTCGATATCAATATTTTGCTTCCAGCAAAATTGATAAGGTCTTACCTACTCGCTTCTTCTACGAAGCAGATACCTATGGAGGTCAAAGTGGTGGCCCTGTCTGGTTCCAAGATGGCACCGATCAACCTGTCGTGATTGGTGTCCATAGTTACGGAGTTGGTGGTAGTTTTACTCTGAATTCTGCTACCCGTATCAATGCCGATGTATTTCAAGTGCTGAAGGGGTGGATTGATGCAGACAATCAGGCTTAA
- a CDS encoding Het-C domain-containing protein, translated as MDFDTGNLQPEFSLDYHAAITSKAISGVLSNEQITFVVRANMSQDIRQFESYVHFDNCAFAEGAKHIRDEWAKIEAEIDRLSDDALVAFGRLLHTTQDFYAHSNWIELHLDQAPIPLWDFQIDTLPPGIVSGTWSMGFPKKCGSGAPSHDELNKDKPDSPESQKIVGAGPNQGKNYFALAWDAALRESRKQVARLVGRELNPLPEMEITVAEGIQSREQKLREALIKLL; from the coding sequence ATGGATTTTGACACTGGCAATTTACAACCTGAATTTTCATTAGATTATCATGCTGCAATAACTTCTAAGGCGATATCTGGGGTATTATCTAACGAGCAAATTACATTTGTTGTTAGAGCGAATATGTCCCAAGATATTCGCCAATTTGAAAGTTATGTTCACTTTGATAATTGTGCTTTTGCCGAAGGAGCAAAGCATATTCGTGATGAATGGGCGAAGATTGAAGCAGAAATCGATCGCCTTTCTGATGATGCATTAGTTGCTTTTGGTCGGCTTCTCCACACGACCCAAGACTTTTATGCTCACTCCAACTGGATTGAACTTCACCTTGATCAAGCACCAATCCCACTTTGGGATTTCCAAATCGATACACTACCACCAGGGATTGTGAGTGGGACCTGGTCAATGGGATTTCCTAAGAAGTGTGGCTCTGGTGCCCCGTCTCATGACGAATTAAATAAAGACAAACCAGATTCTCCAGAAAGTCAAAAGATTGTCGGAGCAGGTCCTAACCAAGGAAAAAACTATTTTGCGCTGGCCTGGGATGCGGCTCTTCGAGAAAGTCGGAAGCAAGTCGCCCGTTTAGTTGGACGAGAACTTAACCCATTGCCAGAGATGGAAATTACTGTTGCAGAAGGTATACAGAGCAGAGAACAAAAACTCCGAGAAGCTCTGATCAAACTGCTTTAG